The proteins below come from a single Papaver somniferum cultivar HN1 chromosome 11, ASM357369v1, whole genome shotgun sequence genomic window:
- the LOC113324033 gene encoding uncharacterized protein LOC113324033 — MVCGSNQFIWMILFQVVIMDSSNASNSNTSNTTSGSMLPQSSTQTQNKDPAWKWATCKDPAFPKKLSCVLCDKEMRGGGITRLREHLTQVKGNVSSCLKATVEVINEIRLTDNIKKLKKAHRENIDVMYRRTQSDENSDADNEVQEVEKDSNVDSRSCSQVAVQNQIKRKFKSQSNCRGPMDLLMQTDHQKTQQPTLDRNSSAKEKLKKDAWKSISAWMTENSISFNIVRCPTFQEMVYAIGEYGKAMPAPSYHQIRSNLFKEQLEETKNFVDTFRSVDASNRTNDADFIRELVKEVIDDVGKENVVQFITDNGLNFKKDGKDLMLEYPNLFWTPCGAHCVQLMLEELGDKLTRIKRAVILGKRLVTYIYAHFQVLCLMRDLTGRDLHRSTKTRFTTQYYTLESIQKYNTPLQMMFVNDTWEKTRFSKENVGINALKIVTSSTFWEDVDYSCRVLKPLVKVVRLVDIERKPTMPSFYDAMRITRDQLEDNFREDDDTWAVIKACFEKR; from the exons ATGGTCTGTGGTTCTAATCAGTTCATATGGATGATTTTATTCCAGGTTGTGATTATGGATTCTTCTAACGCTTCTAATTCGAACACCTCAAACACTACATCTGGGTCGATGCTGCCGCAATCTTCTACTCAGACTCAAAATAAAGATCCAGCATGGAAATGGGCTACATGCAAAGATCCTGCATTTCCAAAGAAATTAAGTTGTGTGCTTTGTGACAAAGAAATGCGTGGTGGTGGAATTACTAGGCTTAGGGAGCATCTCACACAGGTCAAGGGGAATGTTTCATCATGTTTGAAAGCAACAGTTGAAGTTATAAATGAAATTAGACTTACTGACAATATAAAGAAGTTAAAGAAAGCTCATAGGGAGAATATTGATGTTATGTATCGGCGTACACAATCTGATGAGAATTCTGATGCTGATAATGAGGTACAAGAAGTTGAAAAGGATTCCAATGTAGACAGCCGTAGTTGTAGTCAAGTAGCTGTTCAGAATCAGataaagagaaaattcaagagccAAAGTAATTGTAGGGGTCCAATGGATTTACTCATGCAGACAGACCACCAAAAAACTCAGCAACCCACTCTTGACAGAAACAGTTCAGCGAAAGAGAAGTTAAAGAAGGATGCATGGAAAAGCATTTCAGCTTGGATGACTGAGAATTCTATATCTTTTAATATTGTTCGTTGTCCAACTTTCCAAGAAATGGTCTATGCAATTGGtgaatatgggaaag CTATGCCCGCGCCATCTTACCATCAGATTCGTTCAAATCTTTTCAAGGAACAGTTAGAAGAAACGAAGAATTTTGTTGATACATTTAGG TCCGTAGATGCGTCAAATAGAACCAATGATGCTGATTTCATACGTGAGCTTGTAAAGGAGGTAATTGATGATGTTGGGAAAGAAAATGTAGTTCAGTTCATTACCGATAATGGTTTAAACTTTAAAAAGGATGGGAAGGATTTAATGCTTGAATACCCAAATCTATTTTGGACTCCTTGTGGTGCTCATTGTGTCCAGTTGATGCTAGAAGAACTTGGTGACAAGCTTACACGAATCAAGAGAGCCGTCATTCTAGGTAAAAGACTTGTTACATACATTTATGCTCATTTTCAAGTATTATGCTTAATGAGGGATTTGACAGGTAGAGACTTACATAGGTCTACAAAGACTAGGTTTACAACTCAATATTACACACTAGAAAGTATTCAAAAGTATAATACTCCTTTACAAatgatgtttgtgaatgatacatgGGAAAAaactagattttcaaaagaaaatgttGGAATTAATGCACTTAAAATTGTCACAAGTAGTACATTTTGGGAAGATGTTGATTACTCTTGTAGAGTGCTGAAGCCTTTAGTTAAGGTTGTAAGGTTAGTGGATATTGAGCGCAAACCTACAATGCCTTCTTTTTATGATGCAATGAGAATAACAAGGGATCAACTGGAGGATAATTTCAGAGAAGATGATGATACTTGGGCTGTAATTAAGGCTTGCTTTGAGAAAAGATGA